The Candidatus Bathyarchaeota archaeon genome includes the window AGGACAGTACATGTGTCCACAATGCGGCAAAATTTTTGATACTAAAAAACAGGTTGACAGGCACCTCTGCAAGGAGCATGAAGACCACCTCCGAACTATCGGAGCAATCGTTTAAACACAAATTTTGCTCTTGCAAGTTAACGGGCAGTTCCGCTAGTTTGAGAGAGTAAAGATTTTAGTCTCTTCCCACCATGTAACACTAAGGTTAAAACAGGGATGGCGCGCACTCTCTTAGATTACTGCATTACTCAAGAAGCTAAACCGCAGACACAACAAACAAAAGTGGAAGCGCCACAAAAAACACCCGAACCACAAGCCCCAATTCCTCATGAGAAAAAGAAGCGCCAACGCCAACCCTTCCCACCGATTGCGCCTGAGAACTTGCCTCCCTCATACCTTGTTTCAGCCACTTATGATGGACGCCAAAGGAAGGCAGTTATCAAACTCTACGAGCCAGAATCAGGGCAAATGTACTTTTGGTATGATAATACGGGGCACAAACCTTACTGCCTTACAAACATACCCAAACAAGAAATGGAAAAATTCGAGCGCGTCAAAAACCACGAGGGCTTCGACAGCTTCCAAACCGAAAAAAAACTCGACCCCCTAAACAACACAGTAATCGAAGTCACAAAAATTGTCACCAAAGACCCCTTAGCCATCGGCGGCAGACCCGCAGGCACAATCCGAGACATAATCCCCGAAGACTACCCCAAACTTTTCGGCATGAGCATGCAAGACAGCGGAGCCAAGATTTGGGAGTCAAAAATCAAGTATTACCAATCATACATCTACGACAGGCAACTGTTGCCCGGCATGATTTACGAAGTAAAAGAAGGCAACTTGGTGCCCGTGGTCGTGGAGTCTGCAACGGAAAACCTAAACAGAATCCAAGCGCTCTTTGCTGACTGCAAAAATGACGCTGAACGCGAGTACGCTGAATTCTCAATGATGTGGGCTAAACTGCTTGAGTACCCAGCACCGCAGTTCCGCAGGGCAGCCATAGACATCGAAGTTTACTCGCCTCTAGCCAACAGGGTTCCTGACCCCCGCGAAGGCGCATGCCCCGTCATCGCCTGCTCAATCTACAGTTCAGACGGCGACAAAAAAGTGCTCCTGCTCAAGCGGGAAGGCATGATTGAAGGAGACCCCCAGTTATGCGCGGGCATAGAACTCGAGTACTGCGAAACCGAAGAAGAACTTCTCAAAAAAGTCTTCGACGTCCTCATGGATTACCCATTCATCTTAACGTTTAACGGAGACGACTTTGACCTCCGCTACCTTGCGCACCGCGCCGAAAACTTGGGCTTTAACAAACGCGACATCCCTATAGACATCGGCAAACGCGTCTGCCTTTTGCGCTATGGGATTCATATTGACCTCTACAAGTTCTTCTTCAACCGCTCAGTACAAATCTACGCCTACAGCAACCGCTACAAAGACGTAAGCCTAGACGACGTAGGCAACGCACTCATCGGCACTACAAAAATCAAACTAGACAAGGACTTTGGCGACCTCTCCTGCAACGAACTAGCCGCATACTGCCTACGCGACTCAGAAATCACCTACAAACTAACCAGCTACGACAACGACGCCGCCATGAAACTAATTCTTGTTTTGGCAAGAATCGCCAGCATGCCCATGGAAGACGTCAGCCGTCAAGGTGTAAGCCGATGGATACGCAACTTCATGCACCGTGAACACCGCAAACGCAATATGCTAATCCCAAACGCTGAAGACATCCTGACAAAAAAAGGCAAAACCAGCACCACCGCCATCATAAAAGGCAAAAAATACAAAGGCGCAATAGTCGTTGACCCAAAGCCAGGCGTGCACTTTAACGTTGCCGTTATGGACTTTCCCAGCCTATACCCGTCAATAATAAAAGTCTGGAACTTGGGCTACCAATCAATCTGCTGCAACCACCCCAACTGCAGGGAACACGTTATCCCCGACACACAACATTGGGTGTGCACAGAAAAACGTGCCCTCGAAAGTCTCCTAATCGGTTCACTGCGGGATTTGCGTGTGCGCTGGTACAAGAACCGAGCCAAAGACAAGTCCCTGCCGCCTGAACTGCGTAGCTGGTACAGCATAGCACAAGGAGCACTAAAAGTTATCTTAAACGCCAGCTATGGCGTCTTCGGTGCTGACAGCTTTGACCTCTATTGCCCACCAGTCGCAGAAGCCACAGCCGCCATCGGACGCTACTCCATCACTCAAATACTAAAGCATGCCGAAGCCGTAGGCATTCAGGTCCTCTACGGCGACACCGACAGCTTATTCCTCAAAAACCCATCTAAAGAACAAATCGAGGAAGTAATCCATTACACGGAGCACGAATTAGGCATGGGCATCGACATGGAAAAAACCTACCGCTACGCCGTGTTTAGCTCACGCAAGAAAAACTACCTTGGCGTGCTCGAAGACGGCACAGTGGACGTTAAGGGGTTAACTGGCAAGAAAAAACACATCCCCCTCTTCATAAAAGATGCCTTCAACCAGATGAAAGAAAGGCTTGCAAAAGTCAAAACACCTGAAGACTTCGAGAAGGCAAAACGAGACATCGCCGAAATCATCCGCCAACGCCACGCCACCCTCAAAAAAAGAGAATGGAAAAACATGAATGAACTGGCTTTCCACGTGGTTTTAGGCGACAACTTGGAACGCTACACTAAGACTACGCCTCAACACGTTAAAGCCGCAAAAATGCTGGTGGAAAGCGGCAGAGAACTGAGAGCAGGAGACTTGATAAGCTTCGTTAAAGTCAAAAGCAAAGACCACGTCAAACCAGTGGAGCTCACAACAAGAAACGAAGTTGACGTTGACAAATACATCGCGTACCTGCAGTCCACGTTTGACCAAGTTTTGGATGCGTTGGGCTTGAATTTTGACGAGATAATCGGGTTAACTAGGCTTGCAAGCTTCCTAGGCGCATAGCTCCGCGAAAGAGTACAAAAACTTCTCAGTCAAAGCGTAATAACCAAAGGCAAAGGTAACCTTTTGCTGTTTTTGTCATTTTTTCATCTTCCTGTTAAGATGGTATTTATAGCCTAACAAACCTTACTCTGGCGATAATCTATCGGGACGGGTGAAGGCGAACGTTAACTCAAGAATGTGCATCAACAATTCTAAAGGCACTACGTGAAACTCTCGCCCTTCCTAAACTTGTAAAAACCAACAACGCCCCCTTCCAAACACTCATTGTCACGATTATTTCTCAAAACACCGCCGACATCAACACCGAACGCGCCTTCGAAAACCTCTCGAACAACTTCGAAATAACGCCCCAAGCATTGGCAAATGCTCCTCTTAGCCAGGTTGAGTCGTGCCTTCACGTTGGCGGGCTCTACAAAAGCAAAGCCAAAACAATACAAACAATCTCAAAAATAATTCTTGAAAACTTTAACGGTTCACTTGCACCTATCTTGGCGTTGCCACTACAAGAGGCAAGAAAAGCTCTCATGGAATTGCCAGGTGTTGGACCAAAAACAGCGGATGTTGTGTTGCTCTTCTCAGCAAACCAGCCCTCACTTCCAGTGGACACTCATGTTAATCGTGTATCGAAGCGGCTTGGTCTTGCGCCAGCAGGCGGCGGTTACGAAGAGGTGCGTTTGAGTCTTCAATCACTTTTCAAGCCAAAAGATTACTTGGCAGTTCATTTGCTTTTAATTGCTCTTGGAAGAAAGTACTGCAAAGCACGCAAACCAAACTGCCCAGATTGCCCCGTGAACACTTACTGTCCATCAAACGGTCTGGGGGATAAGGCATGATCAAGTTACCTGACGAAGTTGCTCAATATTTTCCCTACACTAGCGTGCGCCCCCACCAAGACGACTTCATAACCACAATCAACAACGCTGTTAACTACAGGCAATCCGTTCTAATTGAAGGCAGCAACGGGCTTGGAAAAACCATCTCCGCGCTCTCGGCTTGTTTGCCAGTTGCCATAAGAAAGAACCTCAAAATACTCTACGTTGCACGCACGCATCGTCAGCATGACCGTGTGATTGAGGAGTTGAGGGCAATTTACAAGCAACACCACATCTCCGGCGTTTCCATCCGTGGACGCAACGAAATGTGCCTCAACGTGTTCGCCGCTAGGGGTGCTTTCGACTCTAAGTCGATGATGGAAGTCTGCGAACTGCTCAAAGCCAAGAGCCGATGCCCCTACTACGTCAACGTAGACGAGCGCACCTACGATTACCTACAACTACAACAGCAAGTGGCAGCTCGCCCATACACGGCATCGGAAATCATGCGAACCTGCAAGAAAAAAGAAATCTGCCCCTACGAACTCATAAAAGCAGCGCTCTCAGATGCAAGAGTTGTTGCTTTAAGTTACCTGTACGTTTTTGACCCCGTTATACGCACGGCTTTTCTGAAAAACTTGGAGACTGACCTACAAAAAATCATATTAGTCGTGGATGAAGCGCATAACTTGCCAGAGACCGCAATCGACATCTCAAGTAGCACTCTCTCGCTTTTCGTTATGCGGCAAGCAGAACTGGAAGCTAACAAGTTCGGGTACAAAGACATCGAAGAGTTCGCCAGTTTCTTTAGAGCTCACGTGGAAAAGATAACCGAGAACATTTTCAAAGAACAAATAATCTCACCTGACAGCATCATTGAAACCATCGAAAAGCAGGGAAACATCGATAAACCAAAAGACTTCTTTGAGCACCTCCATGAAGCAGGCATCGCCATAAAAAAAGCGCTGTTAGCGGAGGGCAAAAATCCACGCTCCTACGTGCACGCCATGGGCGAGTTTCTGCTCAAATGGGAGGAGACACGGAGCGATGATTCGTTCATTAACATTGCCAGCCGCTACTTTAACAAGGAAAACAACAAAACCGCAAAACTCGAGATAGTCGCGCTTGACCCTGCGAAAGTCACAGAACCTGTTTTTTCATCAACTTACGCTAACGTGATAATGTCTGGCACACTCCAACCGCTAGAAGCGTTTGCAAGAATCACGCATCTGCCAGAGAGCACACTGAGATTCATCGCGCCATCGCCGTTCCCAAGAGAACACGTGTTCTCAGCCGTTTGCCTAGGCGTCACGACATCCATGGAGAAGCGGACGCCAGCCATGTACCAGACTATGATAGAACGCATAAACGAAGTTGTGAACAGTACCCCAACCAACACGGGCGTTTTTGCAGCCTCATTCGAAGTGCTAAATTCACTGCTGGCAGCAGGCTTAAAGGATTCTCTGTTGAAACCGCTTTTCTCCGAGAAGCGGGGCATGACTTCGAAAGCCAACGAAAAACTGGTCTCAGATTTTAAAGCCTGCGGCAGCAAAGGCGGCGCCGTATTCCTAGGTGTGCAAGGCGGACGAACCTCTGAGGGTGTGG containing:
- a CDS encoding endonuclease III, which translates into the protein MSQNTADINTERAFENLSNNFEITPQALANAPLSQVESCLHVGGLYKSKAKTIQTISKIILENFNGSLAPILALPLQEARKALMELPGVGPKTADVVLLFSANQPSLPVDTHVNRVSKRLGLAPAGGGYEEVRLSLQSLFKPKDYLAVHLLLIALGRKYCKARKPNCPDCPVNTYCPSNGLGDKA
- a CDS encoding ATP-dependent DNA helicase, whose amino-acid sequence is MIKLPDEVAQYFPYTSVRPHQDDFITTINNAVNYRQSVLIEGSNGLGKTISALSACLPVAIRKNLKILYVARTHRQHDRVIEELRAIYKQHHISGVSIRGRNEMCLNVFAARGAFDSKSMMEVCELLKAKSRCPYYVNVDERTYDYLQLQQQVAARPYTASEIMRTCKKKEICPYELIKAALSDARVVALSYLYVFDPVIRTAFLKNLETDLQKIILVVDEAHNLPETAIDISSSTLSLFVMRQAELEANKFGYKDIEEFASFFRAHVEKITENIFKEQIISPDSIIETIEKQGNIDKPKDFFEHLHEAGIAIKKALLAEGKNPRSYVHAMGEFLLKWEETRSDDSFINIASRYFNKENNKTAKLEIVALDPAKVTEPVFSSTYANVIMSGTLQPLEAFARITHLPESTLRFIAPSPFPREHVFSAVCLGVTTSMEKRTPAMYQTMIERINEVVNSTPTNTGVFAASFEVLNSLLAAGLKDSLLKPLFSEKRGMTSKANEKLVSDFKACGSKGGAVFLGVQGGRTSEGVDFPGNQMNSVVVVGVPYAEPTPRVKAQIDYYEKCFPGLGREYGYVLPAMKKAAQAAGRPIRTLEDKGAIIFLDYRYATNYCRSFLPAWVTKDMKVLPDKAGVLASEVSSFFKV
- a CDS encoding DNA-directed DNA polymerase I, which encodes MARTLLDYCITQEAKPQTQQTKVEAPQKTPEPQAPIPHEKKKRQRQPFPPIAPENLPPSYLVSATYDGRQRKAVIKLYEPESGQMYFWYDNTGHKPYCLTNIPKQEMEKFERVKNHEGFDSFQTEKKLDPLNNTVIEVTKIVTKDPLAIGGRPAGTIRDIIPEDYPKLFGMSMQDSGAKIWESKIKYYQSYIYDRQLLPGMIYEVKEGNLVPVVVESATENLNRIQALFADCKNDAEREYAEFSMMWAKLLEYPAPQFRRAAIDIEVYSPLANRVPDPREGACPVIACSIYSSDGDKKVLLLKREGMIEGDPQLCAGIELEYCETEEELLKKVFDVLMDYPFILTFNGDDFDLRYLAHRAENLGFNKRDIPIDIGKRVCLLRYGIHIDLYKFFFNRSVQIYAYSNRYKDVSLDDVGNALIGTTKIKLDKDFGDLSCNELAAYCLRDSEITYKLTSYDNDAAMKLILVLARIASMPMEDVSRQGVSRWIRNFMHREHRKRNMLIPNAEDILTKKGKTSTTAIIKGKKYKGAIVVDPKPGVHFNVAVMDFPSLYPSIIKVWNLGYQSICCNHPNCREHVIPDTQHWVCTEKRALESLLIGSLRDLRVRWYKNRAKDKSLPPELRSWYSIAQGALKVILNASYGVFGADSFDLYCPPVAEATAAIGRYSITQILKHAEAVGIQVLYGDTDSLFLKNPSKEQIEEVIHYTEHELGMGIDMEKTYRYAVFSSRKKNYLGVLEDGTVDVKGLTGKKKHIPLFIKDAFNQMKERLAKVKTPEDFEKAKRDIAEIIRQRHATLKKREWKNMNELAFHVVLGDNLERYTKTTPQHVKAAKMLVESGRELRAGDLISFVKVKSKDHVKPVELTTRNEVDVDKYIAYLQSTFDQVLDALGLNFDEIIGLTRLASFLGA